ctcatgtcgttccaaacttttttgtgtttctttcttctgtgaagcacaaaagaagatattttgaagtattgAAATTTTTAAATCCCACAGAAttaaaaaagtcatacaggtttaaaatgttatgaaggtaagtaaatgatgacagaatttgaatgaactatccctttaaaagtaGTATTTGAAGGACTATTTGCCAAGCACTAATGCACTCTCTGTTTAATTGTGTCTATCAGTCTTTGTCCTCAGAGGTCATTCTGGAGAACAGCAAGCTACCTGCTGGTGTGTCCATCTCCTACATCTCCCACTGCAAGAATGGAGTGAGCGAGAAAGGAGAAAATGGGCGAAAGTGCTCCAATATCTCCATTGGGGATGAGGTGAGAGAGTGAACTTCTGAACTTGTCCGTGCATGTAGAGTGACTCCCTTTTGCTAGCTGTGGCTTAAGCTTAGTGCACAAGTTCTCATATGGTAGCAAAATTCCAGCTCATGCCCATTCACCAATGATATTCTACTTTGCATACTTCTACCAGTTCAGACTGTAGCAGCACTGAGCAACACCCAATGAAGTTGCGAAAGAAAAGACTGGGAGAGGAGGGCGAGGTGttggaaacaaaacaaaaaatatatatatatatatgtaattaaaacgagttatttttattttcagttctgTGCAAATCGGCGCAAAGCAACCTCCATGTTGCGCTTCTTCAGTGCAGATAAACTGATGGTGTACATGCAAGTTTTAGATGAAGTACTGCATCCTAAAATAGCACATTGTAgaaaaaagtttacatttatGGTAAAAGCTGGCAGCTGTGATTGCCAGAAATTCTCCATAAAAAATAAGGTGGGAATGTTCAAAAATGATCAGATGGCATATTTGTGTCTGTACGTTTTACAACATAAAATTGTATGAAATCTAACAGAGTTCTGATAAGTCGTTATGGTTTGCAGTGCATGTGACGTCAAAATAATGAAATAGCCTAAATAAGATGAATtgcaacacaaaacaaactaaTGCACATTACTGATAACAAAAGTAACAagctaaattatataaaatctaGTCATATGTGTTGATGTACAGTTAGGTTTTACAGTAGTGTTTTAAAGCTTTGTAAAACTCCTAATGTTTTTTACAGTACACGACTCTTTAGTGAATTTCTAAATATGTACAATGAGGGATGGGTACCGAGAACCGGTATTTTTTTGGACCAATATAATGTACAATTAACTTttgcgctaatactgtcaaaacacacaagctttgtatataggtgcatctcaataaattagaatgttgtggaaaagttcatttatttcagtaattcaactcaaattgtgaaactcgtgaattaaataaattcaatgcacacagactgaagtagtttaagtctttggttcttttaattgtgatgatttaggctcacatttaacaaaaacccaccaattcactatctcaacaaattagaatacttcataagaccaataaaaaaacatttttagtgaactgttggccttctggaaagtatgttcatttactgtatatgtactcaatacttggtaggagctccttttgctttaattactgcctcaattcagcgtggcatggaggtgatcagtttgtggcactacTGAGGTGGAAgctcaggtttctttgacagtggccttcagctcatctgcattttttggtctcttgtttctctatggggttcaggtctggtgagtttgctggccagacaagcacaccaacaccatggtcatttaaccaacttttggtgcttttggcagtgtgcgcaggtgccaaatcctgctggaaaatgaaatcagcatctttaaaaagctggtcagcagaaggaagcatgaagtgctccaaaatttcttggtaaacaggtgcagtgactttggttttcaaaaaacacaatggaccaacaccagcagatgacattgcaccccaaatcatcacagactgtggaaacttgacactggacttcaagcaacttggtctatgagcttctccacccttcctccagactctaggaccttggtttctgaattaaatacaaaacttgctctcatctgaaaacaggactttggaccactgggcaacagttcagttcttcttctccttagcccaagtaagacgcctctgacgttgtctgtggttcaagaggacaactgtagccaaattccttgacacgtctgtgtgtggtggctcttgatgccttgaccccagcctcagtccattccttgtgaagttcacccaaattcttgaattgatttttcttgacaatcctcataaggctgcggttctctcggttggatgtgcatctttttcttccacactttttccttccactcaactttctgttaacatgcttggatacagcactctgtgaacagccagcttctttggcaaatgaatgtttgtgaagggtgtcaatgattgtcttctggacaactgtcagatcagcagtcttccccatgattgtgtagcctagtgaaccaaactgagagaccattttgaaggctcgggaaacctttgcaggtgttttgagttgattagctgattggcatgtcaccatattctaaatTGTTGAGatcgtgaattggtgggtttttgttaaatgtgagccaaaatcatcacaattaaaagaaccaaagacttaaactacttcagtctgtgtgcattgaatttatttaatacacgagtttcacaatttgagttgaattactgaaataaatggacttttccacgacattctaatttattgagatgcacctgtatagacttggttggttatgtctaaaatgaaagtaaacagctgagagaaaatggatgtgtgcctgtatattagatgcttgcaggtcttaaagggacagtaaacATTCTGCCGAtggtcattaaagggatagttcaccttaaaatttcatttctgtcattatttactcactcgcatgttgtcccaaacctgtattaatttctttcttgtgctgaacacagaaaaatatattttaaagaatgtaaccaaacagttgctggtccacattgaattTGATACTGTGGAAGCAGCAGCTGTttggtttcccacattcttcaaaataaacttttatgttcaacagaagaaagaaacgcattcaggtttaaaacaacttgagagtgagttCAATGATGAcacgattttcatttttgggtgaactattcatttaatgttaataaaataaaacacaaagagaaaaataactcactactcttgactgaagaactttaatacagttgctatAGTTCagcagtattaaaataacttttcacatcatatctttttgcaccaaatagtaTCGATAAGAGTATCGATAAGCAGTATCAGTATTGATCAAATGTAAACGATACCCATCCTTAGCAATGAGCTTCTTATTTGTAATGTGCACGAGGCCTTAGCATTTACAACAATGTGTTGTGCCTCATAGGTGAAGTTTGATATAGAAATCACGGCTACGGGCTGTCCATCTAAAGGTAAATCAGAGACTATAAGGATCAACCCGCTGGGCTTCAGCGAGAAGGTGGAGATCGTCCTCAACTTTATCTGCGAATGTGAGTGTCGTAAAGATGGAATCCCAAACAGTCCGGAGTGTAGCGGCGGCCATGGCACTCTGGAGTGTGGAGTATGCAGGTTTGAGAGGCTGTCAATCTCATatgcaaatgcaaataatatGACAATTATCCCGATTCAACGTTATCTCTTATATCAGGTGTAATGAAGGCCGGTTAGGCAGATTATGTGAGTGCAGCCAAGATGAGTTCCTGACAGACGATCTGGACGCGAACTGCCGCATGGATAACGGGACGGACATCTGCAGCAACAATGGAGAATGTGTCTGTGGAACGTGTGAGTGCAAGAAAAGAGAAAACCCAGAGGAGATATACAGCGGAAAGTTCTGCGAGTGTGACAACTTCAGCTGTGACCGCTCCAACAGCACGCTCTGCGGAGGTACAACCCATTGAGAATTTGCACTTTTgtcttttgctgtattttattgttgtgaatGAATTCTGCCATTTAGATATTTgttctggaaaacaagacaaaaatacttgtTACTGAGGCATCCTTTTCCCCACAGGTCATGGTCGATGCGAGTGCAAAAAGTGTATCTGTGATGCTAActacaaaggaagtgcttgcgAATGCTCTTTGGACACCTCAAACTGTCTGGCCAGTAACAAACAGATCTGTAATAATCAGGGCACCTGTGAGTGCGGTGAGTGTAAATGTAAAGACAAATATGGAGGTCCAACCTGTGAAATCTGCCTAACCTGCTCCGGAATTTGCAATCAACACAAGTGAGTAATTGTCTGAATACTTGCTAATGAGGTTAGATTAACATAGCTAACCCAGTAGGTTGAACTACTGGCTTGTAGTCAGTTTTGTATCTGAATAAACTGCGATCATGAAATAATTTAATCTCAGCTAGCAGTACTAAATACATTCCTCTATGTTTTGCCTCAAAGGGACTGTCTGGAGTGCCGACATTTTGGCATGGGTACCAAGAAACATACATGTCAGGAAGACTGCAGATCCTTCAATATTACACCAGTGAGTACTAAGGAGGAACTTCCTCAGCCAAATGGCCAGACCATCAATATTTGCAAAGAGCGCGACGTTGACGACTGCTGGTTCTTCTTCACCTACACTATCAAGAACGATGACGACATTGACTTCCTTGTGGCTTCAAAAAAGGGTAAAAATTATAGAAAAACTTGCCACGTACcagtatgactttttttttgttttgcaaataTTGAATACAAATATGAGTGTCTACATAAGCACTGGACTCTGAAGTTTTAAAGTAAACCTTGTTGATTTTACTATTTAAAGTCATCTGTCACTCACATGAAATTGCAGCAGTTAGCAAAGAAAACGATGCATGGAAAAAACCAAGTCCCACCTTACCATTTTTTCTTGTTCGAGAAGCAGTTTCACTtggatatacaggtgctggtcatataattagaatatcatcaaaaagttgatttatttcactaattccattcaaaaagtgaaacttgtatattatattcattcattacacacagactgatatatttcaaatgtttatttcttttaattttgaagattataactgacaactaaggaaaatcccaaattcagtatctgagaaaattagaatattacttaagaccaatacaaagaaaggatttttagaaatcttggccaactgaaaagtatgaacatgaaaagtatgagcatgtacagcactcaatacttagttggggctccttttgcctgaattactgcctcaattcggcgtggcatggagtcgatcagtctgtggcactgctcaggtgttatgagagcccaggttgctctgatagtggccttcagctcatctgcattgttgggtctggtgtctctcatcttcctcttgacaataccccatagattctctatggggttcaggtcaggtgagtttgctggccaatcaagcacagtaacactatggtcattgaaccagcttttggtacctttggaagtgtgggcaggtgccaagtcctgctggaaaatgaaatcagcatctccataaagcttgccaacagaaggaagcatgaagtgctctaaaatttcctggtagatggctgcgttgactgtggacttcagaaaacacagtggaccaacaccagcagatgacatggcagcccaaatcatcacagactgtggaaacttcacactggacttcaagcaacatggattctgtgcctctccactcttccttcagactctgggaccttgatttccaaatgaaatgtaaaatttactttcatctgaaaagaggactttggaccactgagcaacagtccagttatttttctccacagcccagttaagacgcttctgacgttgtctctggttcagaagtggcttggtagcccttttcctgaagacgtctgagcgtggtgactcttgatgcactgactccagcttcagttctctccttgtgaagctctcacaagtgtttgaatcggctttgcttgactgtattctcaagcttgcggtcatccctgttgcttgtgcaccttttcctacccaaattcttccttccagtcaactttgcatttaatatgctttgatacagcactctgtaaacagctacacctttcagtaatgaccttctgtgacttaccctctttgtggagggcgtcaatgttcgtcttctggatcattgccaagtcagcagtcttccccattattgtggtttcaaagaacaagagatacccagaatttatactgtagggatggtcatttattcaaactcaaatgtaaatattctaatattttgagatactgatttttgacttacatgagctgtaagctctaatcatcaaaattaaaagaaataaacatttgaaatatatcagtctgtgtgtaatgaatgaatataatatacaagtttcactttttgaatggaattagtgaaataaatcaactttttgatgatattctaattatatgaccagcacctgtacatcaCAATAGTGAAGAAAAGACGATTGCAAATTCTGTTTCATGTCAATTTTCCTAATTCATAGTTATTGATAACTCGTTTACCATAATGCTTTGTGCCTGTGTCCACAGAGTGTCCCTCTGGCCCTGACATCATTCCTATCGTAGCGGGTGTGGTCGCAGGAATCGTTCTGATTGGTTTAGCACTTCTGCTCATCTGGAAGCTGCTCATGATTATTCATGACCGCAGAGAGTTCGCCAAGTTCGAGAAAGAGAAGATGAATGCCAGATGGGACACAGTATGCACCTCTTTATtagtatttcttttttaatattgcaaataaatacattttaagggCTGTATGCTACGGAAAAAATATTGGTTTAATAATACCTGCTGTTCTGTTTAGGGTGACAACCCCATCTACAAGAGTGCTGTGACAACTGTGGTTAACCCCAAATATGAGGGAAAGTGATGGATCTTTAGGATGGCTTgcagcagtggttctcaactggtctTTGCTTCATCGCCCAGATTTTACTTTGGTGACCTAATACAGTATCATATTTAATGTAATCTGGGACATATTGTGactttgaacaaaaacacctaCTCAGATGTCAACAACAATTTTATCCTCCCtttcaaattttaattaattatttatttgcgaTTTTAGTGTTTGCCTTCTGTCTGTTAcccaataaaatgcattttttgggTCCCAGCCTAGCAGTTGAGAACTGATTTGTAAGCTAGTTTCCCATTGTTCccttaattatttttgtttgtattttgtaatgtttatatgtaaatatgaaaCTCCTTATTTCCTATGAGATTATGGTTTTCCAGAGCACAAGAAGTCACAACAAGGTTCACCAATGATTATTTTTTGAATACGTTctataaaaccaataaaacagTGTTGGGATTATTAAATCCATTCTTGACAGTCTGGTTGTGTGagtgacattttttttctccatagtGGATGTTTGTTGTTGGGGGAGGGGCGTTCTcattctagagagcatttgattggacaaaaatctGTGTAGTGCAAGATGAGTCATCAGTGTTTTGGTTTTCCCAATTCCCAAAACTGTAAATTATGAATGTATATATATCTGCTGAAAGTTAATTTTGAAGAGTTGTTCACACCATGGATGATAGCTACACTCTCAAGTAAAATAGCTGTCAGTGATgcctttttaaaagtattaaaatagtacatatttgtaccttttgaaaaggtaccgcctccgtgacagcttttgtacttttttctCACTGTAAAGTTTTAAGGCTTTTGTTTTTCGGTTGCTATGTTCTTGTTTTGCCTGTTACCACGAACGGCGTAGAATTTACAGTTGTATTCAGTAAGCGGGTTAAAATGATCCGAAGACAATAGAAGGGGTTAAGTGTATTTTTGAAGTAATTAGTTCTGCCACAGCATCTCTTCTTGCTGCTACTTGGATCATATGCCTGAAGCTTCCCACAGGTGATTGGTGCCACTCACTGACCAATCAGGCGGCGTCTCGCTGCCATTGCAAAGTTATTAACCCTGTGGCAGTCTCGGACTGTCCCCGGGGTCTGCTTACAGCCTTAATCTGACGCAAATAACTCCTTCATTTCCCTGCCGGATCTCTTAACGGGGTTGCGTTGTCTTCATTTAACCGAGGAGATCCTCTAATCGCTGTGTCGAACGGAAGGCAAAGGCGAGAGAGCGCGCGCGCGCGAGAGAGACAGTATGTCTGACGACTGTGCCGTTTGTTTGCCAAACACCACCTTGATGCGTTACACAGTTACGCCGTCTGAAACACCGAAATGTGGAAAATCCAGGACAGACCCGTGGAGATCTCTGGATCTAGTGCTGGTAAGTCTCGACTATCTGTCTTCCTCCCATTTAAAGTGGATTGATCGATTAATGTCGTTTTAATAACATAAAGGCTTGCTGAATGAGCGAGTCCAACTGTGAACTTGGCAGTCGAGCGTCAGCATATTCCCAACATCATGTCACATCAGCCCGGAAAATTAACTCAAAATACCGTCCTAAACAAGCTCTGCCTTGACAACGGCACACTTTTGATAAAATGTCGGAATTGTGTGATCGCTCGCGAGCTTTTTGGGGATTGAAACAAAGCCGAAGGTGCACTTTTCGCGCAGGTTAAATATCTGCAGAAGGCTTTGACTGCGGATGGCCGCATCATCTCAGCACATTAACTGCGAGTCTACGTGTCATCCTCTTTAAAAGCTTGCCACGACTCGCTTTTTTTGTCCTGTCGGATATATTTTTCCGCGGTTAGCCAAAATATGAGCAGTTTTTATATGCTCTTCCGCTCCGCGAGTTTCGTTGTTCGTTTACGTAGAATCCGGATTGGAGTTACATAATTGTGAACGGTCAAACGGATTTGTGCGAAGCGAACGA
This portion of the Onychostoma macrolepis isolate SWU-2019 chromosome 02, ASM1243209v1, whole genome shotgun sequence genome encodes:
- the LOC131551584 gene encoding integrin beta-1-like isoform X1; the protein is MDMKVLLISALLGFVSHVRSKTDSNKCISANAKTCGECIQIGPQCAWCKDPGFKPSRCDDRDSLEKAGCTALGIENPRGTMTIDKNKPVTNRTIDGGQNLRPDEITQIQPQKLTLNLRSGESQKFTLKFKRAEDYPIDLYFLMDLSDSMRSNLENVKNLGTELARAMQHITKDLRIGFGSFLEKLVMPFILNTPKYQKNPCFPNDCSAPFNYKNVLNLTDDGALFTQEVSKQKTSGNLDSPEAGFDAIMQAAVCTEVIGWRNVTRLLVFSTDAGFHFAGDGKLGGIVQPNDGKCHLENNMYTMSNYFDYPTISQLVDTLSDNNIQTIFAVTQQFRDLYQELSALIPKSAVGTLSTNSSNVIQLIIDAYNSLSSEVILENSKLPAGVSISYISHCKNGVSEKGENGRKCSNISIGDEVKFDIEITATGCPSKGKSETIRINPLGFSEKVEIVLNFICECECRKDGIPNSPECSGGHGTLECGVCRCNEGRLGRLCECSQDEFLTDDLDANCRMDNGTDICSNNGECVCGTCECKKRENPEEIYSGKFCECDNFSCDRSNSTLCGGHGRCECKKCICDANYKGSACECSLDTSNCLASNKQICNNQGTCECGECKCKDKYGGPTCEICLTCSGICNQHKDCLECRHFGMGTKKHTCQEDCRSFNITPVSTKEELPQPNGQTINICKERDVDDCWFFFTYTIKNDDDIDFLVASKKECPSGPDIIPIVAGVVAGIVLIGLALLLIWKLLMIIHDRREFAKFEKEKMNARWDTGDNPIYKSAVTTVVNPKYEGK
- the LOC131551584 gene encoding integrin beta-1-like isoform X2, with translation MDMKVLLISALLGFVSHVRSKTDSNKCISANAKTCGECIQIGPQCAWCKDPGFKPSRCDDRDSLEKAGCTALGIENPRGTMTIDKNKPVTNRTIDGGQNLRPDEITQIQPQKLTLNLRSGESQKFTLKFKRAEDYPIDLYFLMDLSDSMRSNLENVKNLGTELARAMQHITKDLRIGFGSFLEKLVMPFILNTPKYQKNPCFPNDCSAPFNYKNVLNLTDDGALFTQEVSKQKTSGNLDSPEAGFDAIMQAAVCTEVIGWRNVTRLLVFSTDAGFHFAGDGKLGGIVQPNDGKCHLENNMYTMSNYFDYPTISQLVDTLSDNNIQTIFAVTQQFRDLYQSLSSEVILENSKLPAGVSISYISHCKNGVSEKGENGRKCSNISIGDEVKFDIEITATGCPSKGKSETIRINPLGFSEKVEIVLNFICECECRKDGIPNSPECSGGHGTLECGVCRCNEGRLGRLCECSQDEFLTDDLDANCRMDNGTDICSNNGECVCGTCECKKRENPEEIYSGKFCECDNFSCDRSNSTLCGGHGRCECKKCICDANYKGSACECSLDTSNCLASNKQICNNQGTCECGECKCKDKYGGPTCEICLTCSGICNQHKDCLECRHFGMGTKKHTCQEDCRSFNITPVSTKEELPQPNGQTINICKERDVDDCWFFFTYTIKNDDDIDFLVASKKECPSGPDIIPIVAGVVAGIVLIGLALLLIWKLLMIIHDRREFAKFEKEKMNARWDTGDNPIYKSAVTTVVNPKYEGK